Part of the Anaeromyxobacter diazotrophicus genome, GAGGGCCAGGACGTGATCTCCGACCGCTACACGCTCTCCTCGCTCGCCTACCAGTCGCTCACCTGCGGCGGTCCGGCGTGGATCGAGGCCATCAACGCCCGCGCCCCTGCGCCCGACGCGACGCTCTTCCTCGAGGTGAGCGCGGCCACCGCCGTCCGCCGCCGCTTCGCCGCCTCCAGCCGGCGCGAGCTGTTCGAGGTCCCCGCCTTCCAGCGCCGCGTCGCGCGGTCGTACCAGCGCGCGCTGGCGCGGCTCCAGGAGCAAGGGGAGCGGGTGCTGGTGGTGGACGGCGAGCAGCCCGTCGAGGCGGTCACCGCCGCGCTGGCCGAGCGGGTGAAGTCGCTGCTGTAGCAGTTCGTCAGCAGCCACATCCTCGATGAGCGCCGCGCGCGGCGCCCTCTCTTCTCCCTCGCCCCGCGGAGCGGGGAGAGGGCCGGGGAGAGGGGCCGCCCGACACCTGTAGAGGTCGCAGCACGGAGCGACCGCTTCGGTGATGGCGGCCGGGCTCGGGCAGGGAGGGGCGCGGCAGGCGGGCAGGCGGATCCGCGGTGGCGAGCGCCGCCGAAGCCGGAGCGTCGAGCGCGAGGCGTGCCTG contains:
- the tmk gene encoding dTMP kinase, with the protein product MSPRRAAGRRRRGRFLVLEGLDGAGTTTQAQRLAAWLRAQGRQVHVTAEPSGGPVGALVRQVLTGRVGGAAARPGAANPFDPHALALLFAADRLDHVASEIAPRLAEGQDVISDRYTLSSLAYQSLTCGGPAWIEAINARAPAPDATLFLEVSAATAVRRRFAASSRRELFEVPAFQRRVARSYQRALARLQEQGERVLVVDGEQPVEAVTAALAERVKSLL